In Cynocephalus volans isolate mCynVol1 chromosome 16, mCynVol1.pri, whole genome shotgun sequence, the following proteins share a genomic window:
- the LOC134364655 gene encoding histone-binding protein RBBP4 yields MADKEAAFDDAVEERVINEEYKIWKKNTPFLYDLVMTHALEWPSLTAQWLPDVTRPEGKDFSIHRLVLGTHTSDEQNHLVIASVQLPNDDAQFDASHYDSEKGEFGGFGSVSGKIEIEIKINHEGEVNRARYMPQNPCIIATKTPSSDVLVFDYTKHPSKPDPSGECNPDLRLRGHQKEGYGLSWNPNLSGHLLSASDDHTICLWDISAVPKEGKVVDAKTIFTGHTAVVEDVSWHLLHESLFGSVADDQKLMIWDTRSNNTSKPSHSVDAHTAEVNCLSFNPYSEFILATGSADKTVALWDLRNLKLKLHSFESHKDEIFQVQWSPHNETILASSGTDRRLNVWDLSKIGEEQSPEDAEDGPPELLFIHGGHTAKISDFSWNPNEPWVICSVSEDNIMQVWQMAENIYNDEDPEGSVDPEGQGS; encoded by the coding sequence ATGGCTGATAAGGAAGCAGCCTTTGACGACGCAGTGGAAGAACGTGTGATCAACGAGGAatacaaaatatggaaaaagaacactccttttctttatgatttGGTGATGACCCATGCTCTGGAGTGGCCCAGCCTAACTGCTCAGTGGCTTCCAGATGTAACCAGACCAGAAGGGAAAGATTTCAGCATTCATCGACTTGTCCTGGGGACACACACATCGGATGAACAAAACCACCTTGTGATAGCCAGTGTGCAGCTCCCTAACGATGATGCTCAGTTTGATGCGTCACACTACGACAGTGAGAAAGGAGAATTTGGAGGTTTTGGGTCAGTTAGcggaaaaattgaaatagaaatcaagatcAACCATGAAGGAGAAGTAAACAGGGCCCGTTATATGCCCCAGAACCCTTGCATCATTGCAACAAAGACTCCATCCAGTGATGTTCTTGTTTTCGACTATACAAAACATCCTTCTAAACCAGACCCTTCTGGAGAGTGCAACCCAGACTTGCGTCTTCGTGGACATCAGAAGGAAGGCTATGGGCTTTCTTGGAACCCAAATCTCAGTGGGCACTTACTTAGTGCTTCAGATGACCACACCATCTGCCTATGGGACATCAGTGCCGttccaaaggaaggaaaagtGGTGGATGCGAAGACCATCTTTACAGGGCACACAGCAGTAGTAGAAGATGTTTCCTGGCATCTGCTCCATGAGTCTCTGTTTGGGTCAGTTGCTGATGATCAGAAACTTATGATTTGGGATACTCGTTCAAACAATACTTCTAAACCAAGCCATTCAGTTGATGCTCACACTGCTGAAGTGAACTGCCTATCTTTCAATCCTTATAGTGAGTTCATTCTTGCCACAGGATCAGCTGACAAGACTGTTGCCTTGTGGGATTTGAGAAATCTGAAACTTAAGTTGCATTCCTTTGAATCACATAAGGATGAAATATTCCAGGTTCAGTGGTCACCTCACAATGAGACTATTTTGGCTTCCAGTGGTACTGATCGCAGACTGAATGTCTGGGATTTAAGTAAAATTGGAGAGGAACAATCCCCGGAAGATGCAGAAGATGGGCCACCAGAGTTGTTGTTTATTCATGGTGGTCACACTGCTAAGATATCTGATTTCTCCTGGAATCCCAATGAACCTTGGGTGATTTGTTCTGTATCAGAAGACAATATCATGCAAGTGTGGCAGATGGCAGAGAACATTTATAATGATGAAGACCCTGAAGGAAGCGTGGATCCAGAAGGACAAGGGTCCTAG